The Thermodesulfovibrio sp. 3462-1 genome contains the following window.
TTTTTGCCTTTCTAATGGAACAATATGGGTGCTGAGAAATGTTTTTGATATAGAATTGATTTTAAGAAGTGAATAGAATTTCTTGGCAGATGCAATTGTATTAAAGATAAATAGTTTTGAATTCTCTGGATTTTCATCAATTTGATTGACAATTTGTTCAATTTTGACTGGATTTTCAATTTCCGAGTATAACTCTATTCTATTAAGGTTATCATAATATTTAGAGGGCTCTGTTATGCTAAATATTTCATTCTTATCAAATATCAGCGGTTCGGTAGCAGTCATAAGAATGACATATGAATTAAATTTCTCTGCAAGTAACATCAGGATTGTTTTGATAAGTTTCCAATACTTAATAGGTATAGATTGTATCTCATCAAGTATTATAATTGAATTGATAAAGCGGTGGAATTTTCGTAAACTACTGTTTTTATTCGAAAACAATGTGTGAAAGAGTTGAACGAAAGTTGTTATTATTATTTCCGAGTTCCATCCCTCTATCAATAATTCCCCTTCTTGAGTTTCATATTCCTTTTCTTCAGTTTTGTAAAAAATCTCTGCAAGATGATGGTGTTTGAGCATGATATTTGATGTGGGATTTGTTCCGTTTTCTTCAATTACTTTTTCAATGACCTGAGCGTTTTGCTCAATTATGCTTAGAAAAGGTAGAGAGTAAATTATTCTTGGATTGACTTTCAATTTTCTGAGCTCGCTTTTTAGTTTCAATGCAAAGGAAAGACCGGTAAGGGTCTTTCCAAGTCCTGTGGGTAAGTTGATAGAATAAAATCTTTTATTCAGATCAATATCTTTTTTCATTACCTCATGGTAAGCTTTAGTTCTTAGTTCATTAATTATGGACGGGATGGGTTTTACTTTTATTAAGTAGTTCTTTACCCAATCTTTGTCATCATAAGTCTTTCTTATCGGAATATTGGAATTTTCAAGAACTACGTCGGTTTTGTCTGCATCAAGAAGAAGCGAATAAATAAGATTTAAAGTGAGATAAGGTGTCAAATCTTTGTTTTTCCTTATTAATTTTTTGTAAAACTTTAATTCTCTCTCAAATTCGTTAAACCATGTATTAATCAATAGCTTTGTTAGCAAAACGGGAAGTCCTTTTTGATGCAATGTATTGCACAATGTGGAAAAAGAATGATTATTAATGCTTTCAAGCTGTGTTTGTAGTATTTGAAGATTTTTTTCATCAAATAGTGATGTTTCATCCATTACATCTATCAGGTCATCGTGATGCCTCCTTACCGCAATGTAAGCAAAAAGGGGCAAGAATACATTTTCATTACATGTTTTTTGACAAAATTCTTTTACGATAAAGTAGGTACATATAGCAGAAAAGAGACTGTGCGATGAATATTCAGACTTTAATTTTTGCTTAGCTGACTCTTCTGCAAAAAGATAATCCTGAAAATATCTGGTTGACTTACCTATATCGTGAGTAAGACCAATTATTCGTGCAACCTCTTTAAGCTCATTCTGAATAGCTAACGGTTTCTCTGATAAGAAATATTCCATCAAATCAGCTACATTGATGAGATGGTCTTCCAGTAATTTATCTGGATGGGAATACAAATTAGAAGAAGACGATATTTTCCCCATTTTCAAGATAGTAAAATTTTTTCAAATATGCTGTAATTGTCCTCCCTTCTGGCTCATAAATAACATCACCGTAGTTCTCAACGATTCTTTCTGGTGTCATCCTTATAGGAATTTTTTCCTTGAAGTATTTTCTCCCCTCCTGTAATTCTATGCCCTTGTTTATGAGCATGCTTACAGGTACTACAGTAGAAATCTCGGTCCTGGGTTTTTCCATTTCTCTTGTATCATAAACTCCAACAAAACAAAAATCAGCAAGAAGTTCACTTAAACCTAACGAAACTGTATAAAATGATTGATGGGATTGAACCATATTGATGAGTTTGTCAAAAGTATCTTTATCTTGGTGCCAGACATAGACTCTGTATTTTGGTGTCTTAACAAATTCAGTTAATATCTGAGTGCGTGGCTCATGATTTTTCTTTTTAATAAGAAGAAGGTATTTGTTGTCTTTAGTGTTTATTAGATTTATTCCCATTCGCACTTTTTTTATAGGGTTTATTATCCTTAAGGCGATTTTGCAATTGTCATATCCAAAAATATTTAAATATTCATTTTTTGGAGCGCCATAAATCGCACCTAATATGCCCGCAACTGTTGGAGGTGGTGGAAAAGAAAAGGTAAGAGGTGATGTAGTGGTGTAATATTTTCGGAAATGAGCAAAATCACCGTATAAATCAAACACAAGCACTTTCATAGTTAAAACCCTAAAAAGTGAGCTCCTCTACAGTGAGATCACTTAATGCACTTTTTAAATCAATTTCCTCGCCATTTCTGATAAGCCTGACTCTATCATCAACTTTTACTCTGACTTTTTCTATTTTGTCTTTATATTTAGCAAGAGTATCAATAAGCTTGGTTACATCTATTTTCACTTCTGATATATCTCTTATAGCTTCATCAGGGATCTCTGATTTTAAAGATATAAGTTTATCAAGTTCTCCAATGTAAAAATTTAGTCCTTCTTTATAAACAATCTGTAAAAGTATTCTTGGCATCTGTCCAAACTTTGAGCCTGAGATAAGATTTTTCGTTCCATTCCACATTCCCTCAAGCATTAAATCTATATCTTCTTCAGTAAGAGGAATATTTTGAGTTGTAGCAGCCTTTTCATTTACGACTCCATAGAAAACAATTAAAGAGTATGGAAGAATATACCGTTCTGTAAAGGTGCCTTGTTGTCTGCCAGTTGCAGAAGGCATAACTGTAGTCCCTTTGATATAAGTTAAGTCAACTTTATGTAAAGACCTTCCATATTTGAACTGAACCGGACCTGTAAGCGTAATTGTTCTATTTTCTACAGCAGTGGTGCAGCCAAAAAGACGAATATCAATACATCTTTCAATTATGGAACTATCGGCAAAGTCGTTCAATCTTTCCTCTTTTGTTTTGAGACTTCCATCTTCTTTCCTGATCTCACGAATAAAAATTTCCTGACCTTTGTAATCGTATAAATAATCTCTAATAGTTCTTTTCAATCTCACATCAGTAACAATGGTTGCTCCTGTTTCCTCATCAATCCTCGGCTTGTTTTCATCAACAGGGTCTCCGTTTGGATTGGCATCTTTCACATCATAGAGAAACAAAATTTCTGAACGATTTTTTACTAATTCTGGCATGTTAACCTCCTTATAAAATTTCTTCTGGTTTATTTAAGACCTTTCTTTGTCTGAATTCGCCGAGTTCCATATATTCAGTCTTTTTATTTGCAGGTCTATGGGCAAAGTCAAGCATCTTCTTAAGTTGCCTAAGCCTATCAGTTTCCCAGAGGGATGACCTGTTTTCTTGAAGTTTCTCGAAAACATATTCTTCAAAAGCCTTTTTAAAGCCTTCAATCTCTGAAGTTTTATCATCAAGACCGTTCCACTCTGAAAAAAGGTCCTGATAACGGTTTTGTCTGTTAGATAGATAAAGCCGTGGCTTAATTTCAACAGAGCCAAGTCCGAGGGGCTTTCCCATGCCGAGTTTATGGGCAAGACCATCTGGCAGGGAAAGGGCAAAGAGTAGGGCACCAAGTTCAACCCTTGAAAGGTTTTCAAAACGGATTCTGCCTTGAAAAATAGAGCCTGGTTTTATGGGAGTTAAAATAGTATGCTGAGTTTCATATATTCCAATTGACTGATAAATAATGTTCCTGAGGTTGTCTGGCAAATTAGTAAGGTTTATTTTTATTTTTTTGTTTTTCTCTTCTAAAATGTAAGGTTGAAAATCCTCTTTTCTAATCAGATGCTTTTTCAGTAGTTCGTTGAATTCTTTTTCATCATAAGATATTTCCACCTCTTCCCATCCATTTCCATCCCTGTGCCAGTAGAGTTTGTAGCCGCGGATTGGATTGGCAGAATTATAATGAGCAAGATTTTTAGGATGGTCCTTGAGATTTTCAGGTCTCTGCTCAAGATAGTGTTGAAATGATGTTGGTTTTGGTCCTGAAAGAATCTGTGGGATAACGCTTGGCATAATGGCATCCTCTGGATTTCCCTCAAGATAGGCATCTTCAAAAAATACTCTTGAGGCATAGGTTTTTTCGTTCCCAAAGATAGCCTCAGGGATGTCTAAAACAGCTTTTTTCAATTCAGCAGGCACATGGTCTCCAATGGTCTTTTCATAGGCAAGGCGGAACATACCTGTGTGACCGAAGGAGATTCTATCTTCACCCTTTGTATCCTTATATCTCACATAGAAACAGGGCACGCCATCTTTCGCAAGTTTTAGCAAGTCTGGAACTTTATCACTTCTGTTTTTGTCATCCTTATAGTTTTGAATATCAATTTCGGGAATTTTAAACGCCTTTGCATCTTTATCAGGATATTCTATAAACCAATCTCTCTTTTTATTTTCCATTGGACCAGAAACAACAATGTACCCATTGTTTACTTTATAAAATTTGAAGTCTTCATACCTCTTGCCTGTTTGTTCAATCATTTGGCGTGCTTCAGATTTGAGTATCTGTCTGAATCCTTTTGCTGGTGTAATGAAATAATCAAAGCCTTTTTTGGTTAAAATTCCAGCAGACATTTTATATTGAGTTTTTTTACTATTTTTATCAAAAGAACTCATCTTTCTCTGATATTCTTGTCGCAGATTCTTGCATTTGTCAGCAAGTCCCCTATAATACAACCTTGAATCCTCAAAAAACCCAAACTTCCCATAACTCATTATCTCAACCATTGTCCTTATCATGCCGCGCAGGGAGCTGCCAGGGATGCGGAGAAGTCCACCAGGGGAGAAGAAGTCGGGATTAATGTATTGTTGGTCTTTTTCTTTTTCTATCCTTATCTTTTCTTTGTATTCATCCTCAGT
Protein-coding sequences here:
- the cas3 gene encoding CRISPR-associated helicase Cas3', with amino-acid sequence MGKISSSSNLYSHPDKLLEDHLINVADLMEYFLSEKPLAIQNELKEVARIIGLTHDIGKSTRYFQDYLFAEESAKQKLKSEYSSHSLFSAICTYFIVKEFCQKTCNENVFLPLFAYIAVRRHHDDLIDVMDETSLFDEKNLQILQTQLESINNHSFSTLCNTLHQKGLPVLLTKLLINTWFNEFERELKFYKKLIRKNKDLTPYLTLNLIYSLLLDADKTDVVLENSNIPIRKTYDDKDWVKNYLIKVKPIPSIINELRTKAYHEVMKKDIDLNKRFYSINLPTGLGKTLTGLSFALKLKSELRKLKVNPRIIYSLPFLSIIEQNAQVIEKVIEENGTNPTSNIMLKHHHLAEIFYKTEEKEYETQEGELLIEGWNSEIIITTFVQLFHTLFSNKNSSLRKFHRFINSIIILDEIQSIPIKYWKLIKTILMLLAEKFNSYVILMTATEPLIFDKNEIFSITEPSKYYDNLNRIELYSEIENPVKIEQIVNQIDENPENSKLFIFNTIASAKKFYSLLKINSISKTFLSTHIVPLERQKRIEEIRNGKYKLVVSTQLVEAGVDIDFDIVYRDIAPLDSIIQSAGRCNRNAGNKKGTVKVFTLTDKHGRRYASYIYDPVLIDITEKLLSARQFFNEKQLFQLLDTYFQQITEKLNQTESSEILEAVSRLRYDKQETDELSISDFKLIEEDYPEIDVFIEYDERAVKVWKEFERIKMIKNLFERKKEFLQIRKDFYDYIISIPANTENLPPKIMDTYYISQNQLEDYYDHETGFKTKAGLLLW
- the cas5b gene encoding type I-B CRISPR-associated protein Cas5b, producing the protein MKVLVFDLYGDFAHFRKYYTTTSPLTFSFPPPPTVAGILGAIYGAPKNEYLNIFGYDNCKIALRIINPIKKVRMGINLINTKDNKYLLLIKKKNHEPRTQILTEFVKTPKYRVYVWHQDKDTFDKLINMVQSHQSFYTVSLGLSELLADFCFVGVYDTREMEKPRTEISTVVPVSMLINKGIELQEGRKYFKEKIPIRMTPERIVENYGDVIYEPEGRTITAYLKKFYYLENGENIVFF
- the cas7b gene encoding type I-B CRISPR-associated protein Cas7/Csh2, translating into MPELVKNRSEILFLYDVKDANPNGDPVDENKPRIDEETGATIVTDVRLKRTIRDYLYDYKGQEIFIREIRKEDGSLKTKEERLNDFADSSIIERCIDIRLFGCTTAVENRTITLTGPVQFKYGRSLHKVDLTYIKGTTVMPSATGRQQGTFTERYILPYSLIVFYGVVNEKAATTQNIPLTEEDIDLMLEGMWNGTKNLISGSKFGQMPRILLQIVYKEGLNFYIGELDKLISLKSEIPDEAIRDISEVKIDVTKLIDTLAKYKDKIEKVRVKVDDRVRLIRNGEEIDLKSALSDLTVEELTF
- a CDS encoding TIGR03986 family CRISPR-associated RAMP protein, with protein sequence MEKAKLQITKTKKGEFEARLIFQNNKSMPVSGFRPKDNTLDGKEVEVQRENGQVVKILCEGKEIYTKRSSSPQRDLQTRHSQRNPRPASNDIYARAPYNFIPLNHKVVHVDNPPDFDRYHTDRFTGYIDLEIKTLTPFYIRDTLTEDEYKEKIRIEKEKDQQYINPDFFSPGGLLRIPGSSLRGMIRTMVEIMSYGKFGFFEDSRLYYRGLADKCKNLRQEYQRKMSSFDKNSKKTQYKMSAGILTKKGFDYFITPAKGFRQILKSEARQMIEQTGKRYEDFKFYKVNNGYIVVSGPMENKKRDWFIEYPDKDAKAFKIPEIDIQNYKDDKNRSDKVPDLLKLAKDGVPCFYVRYKDTKGEDRISFGHTGMFRLAYEKTIGDHVPAELKKAVLDIPEAIFGNEKTYASRVFFEDAYLEGNPEDAIMPSVIPQILSGPKPTSFQHYLEQRPENLKDHPKNLAHYNSANPIRGYKLYWHRDGNGWEEVEISYDEKEFNELLKKHLIRKEDFQPYILEEKNKKIKINLTNLPDNLRNIIYQSIGIYETQHTILTPIKPGSIFQGRIRFENLSRVELGALLFALSLPDGLAHKLGMGKPLGLGSVEIKPRLYLSNRQNRYQDLFSEWNGLDDKTSEIEGFKKAFEEYVFEKLQENRSSLWETDRLRQLKKMLDFAHRPANKKTEYMELGEFRQRKVLNKPEEIL